A window of the Zerene cesonia ecotype Mississippi chromosome 12, Zerene_cesonia_1.1, whole genome shotgun sequence genome harbors these coding sequences:
- the LOC119830958 gene encoding uncharacterized protein LOC119830958, translating into MDFLHVSLVVKNLAKFHAFSLVAEKLYPEKFNDIKRALSKDVQYSDLNSIPNSLIWYFNASVSVITDPGRKPVEVVLVDYQLARFASPATDISYFLYMSANYDFLSKYYDQLLDIYYGTMAGILRQCDIDIQETFPRHILHDHLKEYSVLGLVEALISMKIVTAESEEAQKMLEMKHQVPNGLHEFETQNQIMFVERVNGIVKFFFERNFTLDGVIIEQ; encoded by the exons ATGGACTTCTTACATGTTTCATTAGTTGTGAAAAATTTAGCAAAATTTCACGCATTTTCTTTAGTGGCGGAAAAATTATATccagaaaaatttaatgatattaaacGGGCTCTAAGTAAAGATGTGCAATATTCAGATTTGAATAGCATACCCAATTCCCTTATCTGGTATTTCAATGCATCTGTGTCTGTTATAACAGACCCT gGCAGAAAACCAGTCGAAGTAGTTTTGGTGGATTACCAGTTGGCGCGTTTTGCATCACCGGCTAcagatatttcatatttcttgTACATGAGCGCAAATTACGATTTTCTCTCCAAATATTACGACCAGCtactagatatttattatggaaCGATGGCAGGTATACTCCGTCAGTGTGATATTGATATACAAGAAACATTTCCTAGGCATATATTACATGATCATTTGAAGGAATATTCGGTTCTGGGTCTCGTAGAAGCTCTAATATCAATGAAAATTGTAACAGCGGAGTCTGAAGAGGCTCAAAAAATGCTTGAAATGAAACACCAAGTGCCAAATGGCTTGCACGAGTTTGAAACACAGAATCAGATTATGTTCGTTGAACGAGTTAACGGaattgttaagttttttttcgAAAGGAACTTCACACTGGATGGAGTTATaatagaacaataa